A stretch of DNA from Anopheles nili chromosome 2, idAnoNiliSN_F5_01, whole genome shotgun sequence:
AGTGCGTGTGCAGCGAAGTGAGCCAGGTTCGCTTTCGTAGTAACAGTGAGTGTCGCCGAACAGTGCCAGGTTGGAGTGTGTGTGGATTGGGAAGAAATTTCGTTTAAAGAACGCCACGGaaataaacgataaaaaaaaccacggaTCAAAATCGTAAGCCCGAATCTTGCCCGGCAGCCATAGTGGGGGTAGTTGGAAAGGAAAGCACCCATCTCAGTCCTCCGTCTTCGTCACGGACGCACCCGGTTTGGCTTAATGTCTAGTGGTGAATTTCGTGACAGTTTGGTCGATCCCCCAGCCGCCAAAAAGCGGAAGCTGCCATCACCGACGCCGTCGCTGACACAGCCgcccgagcagcagcagccgccgcatACGTCATCGCCCGCGATTGAGTGCTCTGCACCATCATCGGCCGCAACCGCTGCAGTAGTAGTAATGGCGACGTCCAACAACAATGGCTCAGCTCCCGTGCCGTGCGAGAACAACTCCGCTGCTGGTGGCGCCCAGGAAATCGACGAGGGCCTGTACTCGCGCCAGCTGTACGTGCTTGGCCATGACGCGATGCGTCGGATGGCCCGCTCGGATGTGCTGATTTCCGGGCTCGGTGGGCTCGGTGTCGAGGTGGCCAAGAACGTGATTCTCGGTGGTGTGAAGTCTGTCACCCTGCATGACACGGCGGTTTGCACTGTCGGCGACCTATCGTCGCAGTTCTATCTGACCGCGGAAGATGTGGCCAGTGGCCGGAATCGGGCTGAGGCGAGCTGCCAGCAGCTGTCCGACCTCAACCATTACGTGCCAACCGTGGCGTACACCGGGGAGCTGACGGAGGAGTTCCTGCAGAAGTTCCGGGTCGTGGTGCTGACGCTGTCATCCGTAGCCGAGCAGCACCGGGTGGCGGAGATTACCCATCGGCACAACATCGCCCTCATCGTTGCTGATACCCGTGGTCTGTTCGCCCAGGTCTTTTGTGACTTTGGTGTCGATTTTACCGTGTATGATCAGAATGGGGCCACTCCGGGCTCGGCCATGGTGGCCAGCGTTACGAACGACGTCGAGAGCATCGTAACGTGCGTGGACGAAACACGCCACGGTTTCGAGGATGGCGATTATGTTACCTTCACCGAGGTAAGTCCGTTTGATGCCCGCGATGGGGCCGAaacagggaaaaagaaaaaacgttgtgcgtgagcgtgtgtgtgtgtgttgtgtcaCGGCGGAGAAATATTTGCTGATGAAGGTGAACGGGAGAATTACGCACGAATCGCTGAAAACGAATGTCCAACGAGTCTGGCAGGTGTTGCATGCGCCTTCCTTTGTTATTCTATGTTGGAAATTCGGAAAAACTTCCCAGTGCGcttcccccccaccccatccCATTGCTCATGGAAACGCAATGACGTGCAGATATGTGCGTGAGTGCGAGTGTGTACGCCCGTTGCTGGGTATGGTGAAATTTCGCCCAGGGCGGAAAATGATCGCTCGCTTGCTGAAAATTTTCACTATTCTTCCACGCCGTGGAGTGCGCTTCGTTCGTGGACCGTTCATTACATCCAGTGGGACAGGAGTGGGAGGGACATTTttcgtacgtgcgtgcgtgcgcgctaTGACCTTACTCGGggtgtgttcgtgtgcgcTAGGTTTTCGTATTTTATGCTTGAAAGAGGACAGGCTTAACCCtaacttttatttttcaatatgaTGCCCCACAGAAGGAAAGTCAGAAGCGGTATGAGTCACGCGTCTGTTTTTGTTCGATGCCACTTTTACTCTCGCAGCCCcattgaattgtttttatcGTGCTGGAAAAATTGATCAACAGTAGAACGTCATTGGGCTGCAGCTGCAATAGATGCGCGGCAGTGCTGGGGGCTGTTTTTCACATGCCAAATAAATCGAACCTCACATTATCTGGGTCCCCGCATCTGAATATCAGTACGACTGACACCAGTCCTTACTACCGCCTTGTTTTGCcaagtcgttttttttctctttgtttcgAAAGTTCCTTGTCTTGCGTCTCTTCGCACCATCATCAGTCATCGTCTCGGCATCATCAGCGTCATCGTGCGCCGCCTCTTGGTGAACCCCTCGTGTACTTGCgagaaaatgcaccacccgaTGGGGAGGATGGGGAGGTGTGCACGAGGACGCATGGGAGACGAGCTTTCGACGCGTTGCGTCGTTTGTGTAACGCTTGTCGATGCCGATAGATGTGTATCGTTTCCTTTGTCCCCCCAGTCCCGCAAAATATAGCAATATTACACACCCATCGGTAATGCGGTAGAAAATGATACGACAAGTTACTTTAAAAATCATGAAAATTTTCTCGATTTTAGAGGTATATATGGACAACGGAATGTacattttattggttttttccatccctcaTAACTTTTGAGCTAATAATTATGACAAGTCGGCCAGGTCCCTAATGGTCTACTTATGCCCTGGTGCAAGTCGATTTGTTGTATATGTATCGACCATAGCAACGTAAGGATCCTTGCCTACTGGCTTTAGGGTTGCTACTGTAGGCTAATCGATTCTTGTTCCATATGTGTTGCAGAGCATTTCTTTTGATTTGCCTGCAATGCTAAACAATAATGAATGGTAATGTTTCAGAGAAGTAGAGTACACAAAGAGTAGATAACGTTTTCCAAAAAAGATATTAAGCAGAAACATTGTTATATGTGAAGGCAACGCTTCACGGACAAATTGAATTAGCAAACTAATCGATGGCTATGTTTACCTTAGCCTCAAGGGTTTCCCGCAGCATGTATGACGCACAAACGGCCAATTAATTTATAACCATCAGCTATGCATATTGGAATATTTGAATGTCAATAATACGAACATAACAGCAGGCAAATGAGCTCcaatatattcattttttcccctttttccgatCCCCGGTTCGCAGGTCGAAGGAATGACGGAGCTGAACGGATGTGCCCCGATGAAGATCAAGGTGTTGGGACCGTACACGTTCAGCATTGGCGACACGACCAAGCTAAGCCCGTACGTGCGCGGTGGCATTGCGACGCAGGTGAAAATGTCCAAGCAGATGTCGTTCAAATCGTTGGCCGAGGCTGAAAATGCGCCTGAGTTCATCATGACCGATTACTCCAAGTGGGACCATCCTGTCAACACCCAGATCGCCTTCACCGTGCTCGGCAGGTACCAGGATCAACACGGACGATTGCCGCGTCCCTGGAACACGGCCGATGCCGCAGAGTTTCTGGAGATGTGCCGCAAGCGCGCCAAGGAGCTCTCTGTCGAGGAGTTGAACGAATCTATGTTGACTAAGTTCGCAAAGGTGTGCGCAGGGGATCTGTGTCCGATGAACGGTGCTATCGGTGGTATAACGGCACAGGAAGTAATGAAGGCGTGTACTGGCAAGTTCACGCCGATCAATCAGTACTTGTGCTTCGATGCGATCGACTGTCTGCAGGATGGTGAGCTGACTGAGGAGGAGTGTGCCCCATCCGGGTCGCGGTATGACGGACAGATTGCCGTCTTTGGGCGCAAGTTCCAGGATGTGCTTGGCCAGCTGAAGTACTTCATCGTCGGTGCTGGGGCGATCGGTTGCGAGCTGCTTAAAAACTTTGCCATGATTGGTGTTGCTTCCCGCGGCGATGGAGAAATTATCGTAACTGACATGGATTTGATCGAAAAGAGCAACCTGAACCggcagttcctgttccggccACATGACGTGCAACAGCCGAAATCTCGCGTTGCCGCTCAGGCGGTGAAACGCATGAATGGAGACATTAAGGTGACGTCGCACGAGAACCGCGTTGGTCCTGAGACAGAGCGATCGTATGACGATACGTTCTTTAACCGTTTGGACGGCGTTGCTAATGCTCTGGATAACATTGATGCGCGTATCTACATGGATCGGCGTTGTGTGTACTACCGCAAACCGCTACTGGAGTCGGGAACTCTCGGAACTCTTGGCAATATTCAGGTAACACTACTTTTAATTGGAACTAGAAAATAGAATAGATTTTCGTGAAAGCAAAGCTTAACCTATTGAGTTGTATAGCTTAATAATGAAGTTAGTATTTGAATCCTTTTTCTAAAGGATGGAAGCTTCAAATTGCCCTGTTTTCCATGAGACGCTGGATGCCATATCTGACCAGTCGTCTACAATTAGAGCAGGGAGATTATCTCTTCATCAATCaacgatttttcttctttttgttagTGGAAGCTATAAAGAACTGTTTGATGAAACAATACATCATAAAATCGAATTAGCGCTCCAGTTGTCAAATATAGCAACACGCTAATCGCTGCTTTCGTCTCGTTGCTCTGGCTTTAGGTTGTCGTGCCGTTTTTGACGGAATCGTACAGCTCGTCGCAGGATCCGCCAGAGAAATCGATCCCGATCTGCACGCTGAAGAACTTCCCCAATGCAATCGAACACACACTTCAATGGGCACGGGACACCTTCGAGGGTATCTTCAAGCAGGCTGCCGAAAACGCAGCGCAATATATCACGGATCCGACGTTCATCGAGCGCACGCTTAAACTGCCAGGGGTACAGCCGCTGGATGTTCTCGATTCGGTTAAGGTGAGAATAATGGAATAAACTACAAGTGGAACGAATGATCAgtatttgatttattatttattgtcaTTTTGCAGAAAGCACTGATTGACGAGAGACCGAAAACTATTGAAGACTGCGTCAAATGGGCCCGCGTATACTTCGAAGAGCAGTACTCGAATCAGATCCGCCAGCTGCTCTTCAACTTCCCGCCAGATCAGATGAGCTCGACGGGACAGCCGTTCTGGTCTGGACCAAAACGCCTGCCAGAAGCGATCAATTTCGATGCGGACAATGCGTTGCATTTGGATTACGTGTATGCCACCGCGAATCTGAAGGCGGAAGTGTACGGCATTCCGCAGCAGCGTAGCCGCGATGCCATCCGGAAGATTGTGATGAGCGTTGATGTGAGTAAACGTTTCTGGCTGGGTTCTGTTTATTGAACAGCCAGAGCAAATTTGATGTGTTAACGAGGTTTGGATTTGTGCTACGTTCGAATCCAATCCAGTATATCGTTCTATGTTTTATCCTCCTTACGTCCCGGGAGAGATAACCTGATGTGGGAATTTGTTCCTCGTGTTGCTAAATATAGTTTTCATGTTCAATCCTTAGGTGCCGAAGTTTACACCTCGATCTGGTGTTAAAATCGCTGTGACAGACTCAGCCCTGCAggcggaagaaaatggcggtggtgtcggtggtgACATGGATCCGCACCGAATTAGCCGGTTGCAGAACGAGCTGGCTTCGTTGGGGCGGCTCGACTTCACGATCACCCCGCTCGAATTCGAGAAGGACGATGACAACAATCTGCACATGGACTTCATCGTGGCCGCTTCGAATCTGCGCGCGGCCAACTACAAAATCCAACCGGCCGACCGTCACAAGTCGAAGCTGATCGCGGGCAAAATCATGCCAGCCATTGCCACCACCACGTCGCTCGTTGCCGGATGTGCTTCACTGGAGCTGTACAAGCTAGCTCAAGGGTAAGTGTATGTGAGGAAGATTTCTTCGGCAACGCTGGCTAACTGTTCTATTTTCGCTTGCGCAGATTCAACACATTGGATCGCTTCAAGAATGGTTTCCTTAACCTTGCCCTGCCATTCTTCACCTTCTCCGAGCCGATCCAGGCGAAGAAGTCGACCTACTACGACAAGGAGTGGACGCTGTGGGACCGCTTCGAGGTGAAGGGCGAGTTGACGTTGCAGGAGTTCCTGGACTATTTCGACCGCGAGCACAAGCTGAAGATTACGATGCTGTCGCAGGGTGTTTGCATGCTGTATGCGTTCTTCATGACCAAGCAGAAGCAACAGGAGCGGCTGAACCTACCGATGTCGGAGGTCGTCCGGAAGGTGTCGAAAAAGAGCATCGAACCTCACGTGCGTGCGCTTGTGTTTGAGATCTGCTGCAACGATGAAGCCGGCGAGGACGTAGAGGTGCCCTACGTACGCTATGTGCTACCTTGAATGCCTCTTTGCAGGTGCCCGCGGCATTAGCGAACGAAGGATGGATGGGGCTCGAGATCTGGGAGGTTTCGATTATTGATTAACGTTTGTGGATTATAGGGGAGTGGACTATTAGCGATTATTGATCGAAAATGTTGCGAATACACGATTAATGGGAAGGCGACAGAAACACAGCCTAGGAAGATTAGTAGAAAGGAATTACCCTGCGAGCAGAAttagagcaaacaaaaagatCACACCAAGCATAGACACGGGCGTATTGCAGAAGCCCTCAACTTCACTTTTTCAAAGTAGCACACCAGATTACCAACCGAAAATAGTGACCGAACCGTCGGGAGAAGTGAAATCTTTATATCGAACCACAATCGTAAGAAACAATCAATGGAGCATGTGTTTAGATACGCATAAATGTTCTTATGCGTTCTGTTGGTTGGCTGTTACTTTGTCAACATCGCCTGGGTGGCTGGTGGGTGTTCTGCATTACTCGAGAAAACGTTGAAATTTTCGAATAACCTTTTTCTTGCTTGTGTGTGCATCATttagtatttattttttttattaatattccTCCCGAGTGGCTCTGAATAATCGCAATCGCCGATTTCGTGGTAACAGCATAGAAGAGAACAGCGAAAGAtggcgagagagcgaaaagagCGATAGTATCACTTAGATGAAGTTGAGTAGAATAAAACAACGTTGCAGGTTATCAACAGATACGAAGAGAGGCGTTTTCGATCgagaatgaatgaaagcaaagctttttaaaacaatttgtttttttttttacacatttgATGTTTGGCTAAAAGGGTGCTCCATTGGAAGCAAGAGGGTGAGCTGAACTGGAAATTCACGGACACCGCCGAGACGGAAAGCGGATAGATTTATGTAAGACTCGCGCTCGAGGCAATGACAGTCgct
This window harbors:
- the LOC128721192 gene encoding ubiquitin-like modifier-activating enzyme 1 isoform X3; this translates as MSSGEFRDSLVDPPAAKKRKLPSPTPSPSNNNGSAPVPCENNSAAGGAQEIDEGLYSRQLYVLGHDAMRRMARSDVLISGLGGLGVEVAKNVILGGVKSVTLHDTAVCTVGDLSSQFYLTAEDVASGRNRAEASCQQLSDLNHYVPTVAYTGELTEEFLQKFRVVVLTLSSVAEQHRVAEITHRHNIALIVADTRGLFAQVFCDFGVDFTVYDQNGATPGSAMVASVTNDVESIVTCVDETRHGFEDGDYVTFTEVEGMTELNGCAPMKIKVLGPYTFSIGDTTKLSPYVRGGIATQVKMSKQMSFKSLAEAENAPEFIMTDYSKWDHPVNTQIAFTVLGRYQDQHGRLPRPWNTADAAEFLEMCRKRAKELSVEELNESMLTKFAKVCAGDLCPMNGAIGGITAQEVMKACTGKFTPINQYLCFDAIDCLQDGELTEEECAPSGSRYDGQIAVFGRKFQDVLGQLKYFIVGAGAIGCELLKNFAMIGVASRGDGEIIVTDMDLIEKSNLNRQFLFRPHDVQQPKSRVAAQAVKRMNGDIKVTSHENRVGPETERSYDDTFFNRLDGVANALDNIDARIYMDRRCVYYRKPLLESGTLGTLGNIQVVVPFLTESYSSSQDPPEKSIPICTLKNFPNAIEHTLQWARDTFEGIFKQAAENAAQYITDPTFIERTLKLPGVQPLDVLDSVKKALIDERPKTIEDCVKWARVYFEEQYSNQIRQLLFNFPPDQMSSTGQPFWSGPKRLPEAINFDADNALHLDYVYATANLKAEVYGIPQQRSRDAIRKIVMSVDVPKFTPRSGVKIAVTDSALQAEENGGGVGGDMDPHRISRLQNELASLGRLDFTITPLEFEKDDDNNLHMDFIVAASNLRAANYKIQPADRHKSKLIAGKIMPAIATTTSLVAGCASLELYKLAQGFNTLDRFKNGFLNLALPFFTFSEPIQAKKSTYYDKEWTLWDRFEVKGELTLQEFLDYFDREHKLKITMLSQGVCMLYAFFMTKQKQQERLNLPMSEVVRKVSKKSIEPHVRALVFEICCNDEAGEDVEVPYVRYVLP
- the LOC128721192 gene encoding ubiquitin-like modifier-activating enzyme 1 isoform X2, coding for MSSGEFRDSLVDPPAAKKRKLPSPTPSLTQPPEQQQPPHTSSPANGSAPVPCENNSAAGGAQEIDEGLYSRQLYVLGHDAMRRMARSDVLISGLGGLGVEVAKNVILGGVKSVTLHDTAVCTVGDLSSQFYLTAEDVASGRNRAEASCQQLSDLNHYVPTVAYTGELTEEFLQKFRVVVLTLSSVAEQHRVAEITHRHNIALIVADTRGLFAQVFCDFGVDFTVYDQNGATPGSAMVASVTNDVESIVTCVDETRHGFEDGDYVTFTEVEGMTELNGCAPMKIKVLGPYTFSIGDTTKLSPYVRGGIATQVKMSKQMSFKSLAEAENAPEFIMTDYSKWDHPVNTQIAFTVLGRYQDQHGRLPRPWNTADAAEFLEMCRKRAKELSVEELNESMLTKFAKVCAGDLCPMNGAIGGITAQEVMKACTGKFTPINQYLCFDAIDCLQDGELTEEECAPSGSRYDGQIAVFGRKFQDVLGQLKYFIVGAGAIGCELLKNFAMIGVASRGDGEIIVTDMDLIEKSNLNRQFLFRPHDVQQPKSRVAAQAVKRMNGDIKVTSHENRVGPETERSYDDTFFNRLDGVANALDNIDARIYMDRRCVYYRKPLLESGTLGTLGNIQVVVPFLTESYSSSQDPPEKSIPICTLKNFPNAIEHTLQWARDTFEGIFKQAAENAAQYITDPTFIERTLKLPGVQPLDVLDSVKKALIDERPKTIEDCVKWARVYFEEQYSNQIRQLLFNFPPDQMSSTGQPFWSGPKRLPEAINFDADNALHLDYVYATANLKAEVYGIPQQRSRDAIRKIVMSVDVPKFTPRSGVKIAVTDSALQAEENGGGVGGDMDPHRISRLQNELASLGRLDFTITPLEFEKDDDNNLHMDFIVAASNLRAANYKIQPADRHKSKLIAGKIMPAIATTTSLVAGCASLELYKLAQGFNTLDRFKNGFLNLALPFFTFSEPIQAKKSTYYDKEWTLWDRFEVKGELTLQEFLDYFDREHKLKITMLSQGVCMLYAFFMTKQKQQERLNLPMSEVVRKVSKKSIEPHVRALVFEICCNDEAGEDVEVPYVRYVLP
- the LOC128721192 gene encoding ubiquitin-like modifier-activating enzyme 1 isoform X1, yielding MSSGEFRDSLVDPPAAKKRKLPSPTPSLTQPPEQQQPPHTSSPAIECSAPSSAATAAVVVMATSNNNGSAPVPCENNSAAGGAQEIDEGLYSRQLYVLGHDAMRRMARSDVLISGLGGLGVEVAKNVILGGVKSVTLHDTAVCTVGDLSSQFYLTAEDVASGRNRAEASCQQLSDLNHYVPTVAYTGELTEEFLQKFRVVVLTLSSVAEQHRVAEITHRHNIALIVADTRGLFAQVFCDFGVDFTVYDQNGATPGSAMVASVTNDVESIVTCVDETRHGFEDGDYVTFTEVEGMTELNGCAPMKIKVLGPYTFSIGDTTKLSPYVRGGIATQVKMSKQMSFKSLAEAENAPEFIMTDYSKWDHPVNTQIAFTVLGRYQDQHGRLPRPWNTADAAEFLEMCRKRAKELSVEELNESMLTKFAKVCAGDLCPMNGAIGGITAQEVMKACTGKFTPINQYLCFDAIDCLQDGELTEEECAPSGSRYDGQIAVFGRKFQDVLGQLKYFIVGAGAIGCELLKNFAMIGVASRGDGEIIVTDMDLIEKSNLNRQFLFRPHDVQQPKSRVAAQAVKRMNGDIKVTSHENRVGPETERSYDDTFFNRLDGVANALDNIDARIYMDRRCVYYRKPLLESGTLGTLGNIQVVVPFLTESYSSSQDPPEKSIPICTLKNFPNAIEHTLQWARDTFEGIFKQAAENAAQYITDPTFIERTLKLPGVQPLDVLDSVKKALIDERPKTIEDCVKWARVYFEEQYSNQIRQLLFNFPPDQMSSTGQPFWSGPKRLPEAINFDADNALHLDYVYATANLKAEVYGIPQQRSRDAIRKIVMSVDVPKFTPRSGVKIAVTDSALQAEENGGGVGGDMDPHRISRLQNELASLGRLDFTITPLEFEKDDDNNLHMDFIVAASNLRAANYKIQPADRHKSKLIAGKIMPAIATTTSLVAGCASLELYKLAQGFNTLDRFKNGFLNLALPFFTFSEPIQAKKSTYYDKEWTLWDRFEVKGELTLQEFLDYFDREHKLKITMLSQGVCMLYAFFMTKQKQQERLNLPMSEVVRKVSKKSIEPHVRALVFEICCNDEAGEDVEVPYVRYVLP